The Rubricoccus marinus nucleotide sequence CACCGGTCGGCCTCGGCGTAGCTGACCACCACGCGGAGCTGGTCGGTTTTGTGCTGCTTGTGCCGGTCACTACCGCCCAACTCGTCTTGCACGCGGGAGCGGTCCCACGCCTGCACGCGCCAGACGCGCGTCGCGCCCTCGTCGTCCAGCCGTTGCGCCAGGCCGCTCCGCTCCAGAATGCTCAGCGCGACGCGCGCGAGGACGGGGTGCACGCCAGAGGCATCGGCGATTTGGTCGGGCTCGGCGCGCGCGATGCCGTTCTCATCCGCGCGGCGGGCGAGCGCGCGGTAGGTCGTGTTCACGTCGGTCTGCTCCGGCGCCTGCTGCTCGATAAACCACTCGCGGAGGCCTCGGTCCTGCGGCGCGTAGAACAAGACGGCGCGAGACGGCTTCCCATCGCGCCCTGCGCGCCCCGCCTCCTGGTAATACGCCTCCAACGTGGACGGAATCGACCAGTGCGCCACAAAGCGTACATCGCCTCGGTCCACGCCCATGCCGAAGGCGTTTGTCGCCACGACGAGATCCAGTTCGCCGCCGATAAACCGGTCCTGCACGAACGCCCGCTCGCGGTCGGGCAACCCGGCGTGGTATGCCTCGCAGGCCAAGCCCATCTCGGCGCGGATGTACTGCGAGAGCTCCTCGGTGTCCTTGCGCGTGGAGGCGTAGACCAGCCCTGCGCCTCTGGCGCCAGAGGCCTCGGCGTCGCTCGCGTACTCGTCCAGCACGTCGAGCAGCGCGCGCCGCTTCTGCGCGCGGCCGGATGTGGAAACGACCTCGAAGAGCAGGTTCGGGCGGTCGAAGCCCGTCACCACCACCTCCGGGTCGCGGAGTTCGAGGTTGGCGCAAATGTCGCGCTGCACGTCGCGCGTGGCCGTGGCTGTCAGCGCCACGCACGGCGGGTTGCCCATCTGGTCCCGCGCGGGGCCGATGTTGCGGTAGTCCGGGCGGAAGTCGTGGCCCCACTGACTCACACAGTGCGCCTCGTCCACGGCCAACCGGGCCACCTTGCACGCGTCTAGCGCGCGCAAAAAGCCCCGCTGCCGCAGCCGCTCCGGAGCCACGTAGATCATGTCCAGCCCGCCTCTGGCGAGGAGGTCCAAGACCGCCTTCTGCTCCTCCATCGTCATCGCGGAGTGGACCGCCGCCGCGGCGATGCCCTTGGCCTGGAGGCCGTCCACCTGGTCCTTCATCAGCGCGATAAGCGGCGAGACGACGACCGTCGTGCCACGCCCCGCCAGCCGGTCCATGACCGCGGCGAGCTGGTAGATAAGGCTTTTGCCCGCTCCCGTCGGCATCACGACCAGGGAGTCCCGGCGCTCCAGGACTGGCGCGAGCGCGCGCTCCTGCCCCGGCCGCAGGCCCACGTGGCCAAAGGTCCGCAGGAGCACGTCGGGAAGATGGGGAGCCGTCTCGTTCATGCCTCACGATACCACGCCACCCTGCGCCATCGGGGCGTCACACCCGTGCGGAAGAGGGGGAGAAAAGGACCACGGAGAGTGTGCATCCGGCCTCTGGCGCCAGAGGCCGCGCCGACCCTACCCCGCCCCATCGCCGGACGGCGGCTCCCGCCTCTGGCGCTTCGCGATGGCATCTTTCGTCCAGTTCTTTTCCAGGTCCTCCTCTTTGCGCATAAATCGGTACACCGGATACAGCAGGATGAACGCTAGGGCGAAGAACCCGACGGTCGTGGCGATGATGACGAAGGTCCAGTTGGTGTCTTCCATGAAAGCGAGGGCGTGGTTGGTGAACCCGCCAGAGGCCGCCGCGTTCTCCAGATATGCCCCAAGCCACTGTCCGTGTTGTCGATGTGTACCCGTACCGGTGGCGCGAGGGCGCGCTGGAGTTCCTGGTTCTGCGCCGCGCGGCGGGCCACGCCTACGCGGGGACGTGGCGCATGGTGGGCGGCAAGATTGACGCGGGCGAGACGGCGTGGCAGGCCGCGATCCGCGAGATGGCCGAGGAAACGTCGCTCGCCGTCCACCGATTCTGGGCCATCCCGAGCGTGAACGCGTTCTACGAATGGCAGCGCGATGTCGTCGCGCTGATTCCTGCGTTCGCCGCAGAGGCCTCTGGCGCGGTCGTGCTGGACGGCGAGCACGACCGCGCGGAATGGCTCCCGCCAGAGGAAGCGGCCGAGCGGCTCGCGTGGCCGGAGCAGCGCCGGCTGCTACGGCTCGCCGCCGCGACCGTGGCCTCTGGCCGGATCGCCCCAGAACTCTTCATCGCCCTCCCAAAAGGCACCCGGTAGGGTTTCCCCTATGTGCGATGTACATTAACCAAAAGAACGTCCCCTACGCGAGAATGAACGATTCGTCCTCGGCTACCCGACTCCATCAGAACGACGGCTTCCAGCTTATCGCACAGGCGTTGCCCGACGCCGTTTTCGTGGTGAACGCCGACGGATTCATCACGTACGTGGGGGACAAAGTGGAGCCCATGTTGGGGCACGCGCCAGAGGACATCCTCGGGAAAGCGTTCCGCGAACTTATCCACGAAGGCGACCGGTCCGGTCTCCCGCACCGGTTCAGCGAGGTGCAGGGCGGCGCGTGGGATGCGCGCTTCCTCAACCCGAACGGGGTGCCGATGTGGACCAACGTGTCGGTTCTCGCGCCGACGGCCAACGGCGTGCTGGATACCGGGGACATGATCGTGCTCGTGCGCGGGATCCGCGAGAACGAGCTTCCGCGAGACCGGACGATGCTGTACCGGCGCGCGCTGGACGCCTCGAACAACCTCATCGTGGTCACCGACCCGTGCTTGCCGGACAACCCCATCGTGTTCGTCAACTCGTTCTTCCTGGAGGCCACGGGCTACGAGCGGGAAGAGATCGTCGGCCAGAACTGCCGCTTTCTGCAAATCGGCCCCGATGGCGTGCGCGACGATTACCAGCCGGGGTTCGATGGAAAGCCAGGCCTCGACGCCTTGCGCGAAGCCATCGCGACGGGGAGCGACATCACGGTCGTGCTGCGGAACTACCGCAAGAGTGGGGAGATGTTCTACAACGAACTCTTCCTCACGGCCGTCCTCGACGAAAACGGCGAGGCCCTCGCGTTCGTGGGGGTGCAGAACGACATCACGGCGCGGATTGAGGCCCAGTCCACGCTGGAAGACCGCGAAAAAGAGCTCGGCGCGTTCTACAACCGCGCGGAGCTCCGCATGGGCATCCTCGAAGTGGACGGCGAGCAACTCGTCCACCGCTCTGCCAACCGGGCCGCCTGCGAGCTGTTCGGCGTAAAGGAAGTGGACGGCGCGACGTCAAAAGACCTCGGGTTCACCGACGCCGAGACCCGCAGGTGGTATGAGCACGTGCGCACCTTCCGTTCCGGCGACGATGTCGCGTTCGAGACGCGCTTCCCGTGGGACGCCTCGTCCGAGGACCCCGGCGCCACGCACTTCCGCGTGCTCATCAGCCCCATCGGGGACGGGCCGCTGTTTGCGTACGTGATGGAGGACCAGACGAGCACCCGCGCGCTGGAAGCCGAACGGCGGCGGCTCTACGCCGCCGTGGAGTCCCTCCGCGACCCGGTGATGATCACGGACGCGACCCTGAACCGCCCTGGTCCGTACGTCCTCTACGTCAACCCGGCTTACACCAGCGTGTTTGGCTACGAGGCCGAAGAGGTGATCGGCAAGACGCCGCGCATCTCCCAAGGGGCCGCCACGGACCACTCGGTCCTCGCGCGCATGCGCCGGAAACTGGAGGCTGGCAAGCCCGCCAGCGGCGAGGTCATCAACTATAAGAAGGACGGAACGCCGTTCCTGCTCCAGTGGGAAGTCGCGGCCGTCAAGGACGAGACCGGCCGCGTGGTTCACTTCGTGGCGACGATGCGCGACGTGACCGACCGCCGGCGTCTGGAGCGCGCCGTTTTGGAAGCGACGGCCCGTGAGCAAGAGCGGATGGCGCGGGACCTCCACGACGGACTCGGGCAGGTTCTCGCCGGCACGCGCTACGCGCTCTCGGCGGTGGCCGGCTCGCTGACGCAAGAGGACCACCGCGAGGCCTCTACCGTACGCGCGGCAGCGGACCAGATCGGGGTGGCGCTGAACCAGGCGCGCACCATCGCGCACGGCCTCCTCCCGACGCATCTGGAGAACAACGACCTACCGACGGCCATCGCCGAGCTCGCGCGTGACGTGAGCCAGGCGTACAGCGTGGTCTGCTCCTTCGAGGGCGGCCTCACCGTAACGCCGGCCTCGCACTCGCACCACCTGTACCGGATCGCGCAAGAGGCCGCCACCAACGCGGTCCGCCACGGCGGCGCGCACCGCATCGATATCCGTTTGGAGGCACTAGAGGCGCACCCCAGCGGTTTCGGCGCGTCTCTGACCATCGTAGACGACGGGTGTGGCATCGACGCCGGCTCGGCTTCTAGCAACGGGCTCGGAATGCGGAGCATGCATTTCCGCGCGCAGTCCATCGGCGGCGAGTTGCGCGTGGAGAGCGCGCCGGGCGAACGCGGCACGCAGATCGTGTGCCTGTTCGACGCGGAGACCTCCCAAACGGCCGGCTCTGCCGACCGCGAGGCCGTGATGGGCATCGACTGAGCGGGAACAGCGGACCGGGAACGGGAATCCACCCTGCACGGCCTCTGGCGCCAGGGGCCGTTCGCCTCTGGCAGCTCGCGTTTACGCCAGAGGCCGCGGCGCTCCGTCTGTCTCCGCTTCCCCCCTCTCCATGATCGTCCTCGTCGTCAACGCCGGTTCCTCGTCCCTCAAGATGGACCTCATCGACAGCGAGAGCGAGGCGACGCTCGCCGGCGGGATGGTGGAGCGGATCGGCGCGGTGACGTCGCTGGCGCGGTTCGCGGTTGCAGGCGAGAAGCCCCGGAAAAAGGCGGTGGAAGCGCCCGACCACGGCGCGGCGCTGGACGTGCTGCTGGGCGCGCTAAAAGACGCGCAGAAGGCGGGCGAGGAGGCCGGCGTCCCGCTCGGGCCTATCGAGGCCGTAGGGCACCGCGTGGTCCACGGCGGCGAGGCCTTTTCCGAGGCCGCCCGCATCGACGACGAGGTGAAGGAGGCCATCCGCGACGCGTTCGACCTCGCGCCGCTCCACAACCCGGCCAACCTCCGCGGCATTGAGGCTGCGGAGTCCCTCTTCCCCGACCTCCCGCAGGTGGCCGTGTTCGACACGGCGTTCCACCAAACGCTCCCGCCCGAGGCCTACCTCTACGCACTCCCCAACCGGCTCTACCGCCGCCACAAGATCCGCCGCTACGGCTTCCACGGGCCCAGCCACCGCTACGTGTCCCGGCGCGCGGCCGAGCTTGCGGGCGTGCCGCCAGAGGCCTCTCGCGTGATCACGCTGCACCTCGGCAACGGGTGCTCGGCGTGCGCGGTCCGCGACGGCCACAGCGTGGACACGAGCATGGGCGCCACGCCGCTCGAAGGCCTGGTGATGGGCACGCGCTGCGGCGACTTAGATCCCAGCCTCGTCTTCGAGCTGGTAGAGTTGGAGGACGCCTCGCTGAGCGAGATCCACGCAATGCTGAACCGCTACAGCGGCCTGCTCGGCCTCAGCGGCTACGCCGCCGACATGCGCGATTTGCTCGCCGAGGCGGCCTCTGGCGACCGCCGCTGCCAGCAGGCGATCGACGTGTTCTGCCACCGTGCAAAAAGCTACGTCGGCCGCTACATGGCGGTTTTGGGCGGGTGCGACGTGCTCGCGTTCACGGCCGGGATCGGCACGTTCGCGGCGCCCATCCGCGAGCAGATCTGCGCCGGGCTCGAAGGCCTCGGCATCGAGATCTCGCCTGAGGCCAACGCCGACGCTAGCGGCAAAGAGGCGCGCATCTCCACCGACGAGTCCCGTACGCAGGTCTGGGTGGTGCCCACGAACGAGGAGCTCGTGATCGCGCAGGACGCCGCCCGGCTCGCGACCGCCGCGCAGCAATCGCCGTACGCTTAAGGCGGGGACTGGGACCTGTCCCCGCTCGGCCTCTGTCGCCAGGGGCCTACACGCCGAACTGCGTGAGGTGGTGGTCGGTGTGCTTATAGAACATCGCGCTCCACTCCTCTGCCGTGATCTTGCCGAAGGAGTGAGACTCCCGGCCTTCGAACGCCGCGGCGCCCTCGCCAGAGGCCCGCGAGATGTAGGCCTTCAGCTTCTGGCGTTCGGTCTCGAAATCGCGCGCGTCGGTGACGAGAAAGGACGGCGCCGTTTTGCCGTTCTTGCGGTACGGCGTCTCGCTGACCACGACCGGCTTGACGAGAAAGCGCATGACCAGCTTCATCGGCCCCCGCGGCTTCGGATGCCGCTGCGCAAACGCCGGGTCGTAGAGCGCGTCGAACGGCTTCGCCGTGTGCGCGAGCATCTGCGCGACGCTCATCACGCCCCACTCGGGCTGGCTCTCGGGCGTCAGGCGGTCGATCCGCGCGAGGAGGCCGCGAGCGACCGAGCGGTCGAAAAAGTTGGGCAGAGGCATGGAAGCGAGGGCAAACGGAAAGGGAGTGTACGGGCACCCAGAGACCCTCTCGCGGTGCGAGCATGAACTCTCCCCGCCGCCTCTGGCGCCTGAGCCCGCAGTCAGACGCGGGGGCGGCTCGTACCATCGGGTATGCGCACCCTTCTCGCCCTGGCGCTCGCCGCCGCTCTCACCGCCTGCTCCGACGCCCCCGCCAGAGGCCCTTCGGGCGACGCCGAGGCCGTCGCGCTCGTCCGCGCTGCCCAGCAGGCGCACGGGTCGGACAACCTGGAAGGCGCCACACTCCATTTCACCTTCCGCGGCGACGCGTTCACGGCGCGGCGCGACGGCGGGCGCTTCCGCTACACCCGCACCACGCGCGACGAGCAGGCACGCGAGGTCGTGGACGTGCTGGACAACAGCGGCCTCTCGCGGACCGTGGGCGGCGAGGCGGTGCGTCTGGCGCCAGAGGAGATCGGGCCGATCACGACGGCGGTCAACTCCGTCGTCTACTTCGCGACGCTGCCCGCCGCGCTCAGCGACGCCGCGGTGCAAGCGCGGAGCCTGGGCCGGGACTCGGTCGCGGGCGAGCCGTACGACCGCCTGGAGGTCACCTTCGCGCAAGAGGGCGGCGGGAATGACTGGGAGGACCGGTACCTTTACTGGCTCCACCCCGAGCGGCGCACGCTGGACTACATCGCGTACTCCTACCGCGTCGCGCCCGGCGCCTCTGGCGCCAACGACACCGGCCACCGCTTCCGCCGCGTGATCGGCACGGCAGACGCCGGCGGCTTCCGCGTGCAGGACTACGCCAACCTCACCGCCGACTCGCTGTCGGCCCTGGAGGAATACCCCGCCGCGCTCGCCAGAGGCGT carries:
- a CDS encoding RecQ family ATP-dependent DNA helicase, whose protein sequence is MNETAPHLPDVLLRTFGHVGLRPGQERALAPVLERRDSLVVMPTGAGKSLIYQLAAVMDRLAGRGTTVVVSPLIALMKDQVDGLQAKGIAAAAVHSAMTMEEQKAVLDLLARGGLDMIYVAPERLRQRGFLRALDACKVARLAVDEAHCVSQWGHDFRPDYRNIGPARDQMGNPPCVALTATATRDVQRDICANLELRDPEVVVTGFDRPNLLFEVVSTSGRAQKRRALLDVLDEYASDAEASGARGAGLVYASTRKDTEELSQYIRAEMGLACEAYHAGLPDRERAFVQDRFIGGELDLVVATNAFGMGVDRGDVRFVAHWSIPSTLEAYYQEAGRAGRDGKPSRAVLFYAPQDRGLREWFIEQQAPEQTDVNTTYRALARRADENGIARAEPDQIADASGVHPVLARVALSILERSGLAQRLDDEGATRVWRVQAWDRSRVQDELGGSDRHKQHKTDQLRVVVSYAEADRCRRRVLLTHFGDKAEPSVEGAECCDVCAVESRMQDAPDEIPEWDQIPMHSRIALGLLDAVTRLKWPVGRKTMTKILAGSKAKGMDKYEGHPYYGRLGMMSLDDVDALYKGLLLKGYLKTVSVEGSGGNQFQVLDVAPLGRQALAHREAIDVGRDGLADKLTRGARGSGGSASGARGGSDDIELDDDAGEVFQLLRAWRSDLAIEKGVPPYVVFNDKTLRAVALAMPESNDDLLAVKGIGPAKLEQYGEAVLAIVAGEEPPE
- a CDS encoding NUDIX hydrolase; translation: MPQATVRVVDVYPYRWREGALEFLVLRRAAGHAYAGTWRMVGGKIDAGETAWQAAIREMAEETSLAVHRFWAIPSVNAFYEWQRDVVALIPAFAAEASGAVVLDGEHDRAEWLPPEEAAERLAWPEQRRLLRLAAATVASGRIAPELFIALPKGTR
- a CDS encoding PAS domain-containing protein, with product MNDSSSATRLHQNDGFQLIAQALPDAVFVVNADGFITYVGDKVEPMLGHAPEDILGKAFRELIHEGDRSGLPHRFSEVQGGAWDARFLNPNGVPMWTNVSVLAPTANGVLDTGDMIVLVRGIRENELPRDRTMLYRRALDASNNLIVVTDPCLPDNPIVFVNSFFLEATGYEREEIVGQNCRFLQIGPDGVRDDYQPGFDGKPGLDALREAIATGSDITVVLRNYRKSGEMFYNELFLTAVLDENGEALAFVGVQNDITARIEAQSTLEDREKELGAFYNRAELRMGILEVDGEQLVHRSANRAACELFGVKEVDGATSKDLGFTDAETRRWYEHVRTFRSGDDVAFETRFPWDASSEDPGATHFRVLISPIGDGPLFAYVMEDQTSTRALEAERRRLYAAVESLRDPVMITDATLNRPGPYVLYVNPAYTSVFGYEAEEVIGKTPRISQGAATDHSVLARMRRKLEAGKPASGEVINYKKDGTPFLLQWEVAAVKDETGRVVHFVATMRDVTDRRRLERAVLEATAREQERMARDLHDGLGQVLAGTRYALSAVAGSLTQEDHREASTVRAAADQIGVALNQARTIAHGLLPTHLENNDLPTAIAELARDVSQAYSVVCSFEGGLTVTPASHSHHLYRIAQEAATNAVRHGGAHRIDIRLEALEAHPSGFGASLTIVDDGCGIDAGSASSNGLGMRSMHFRAQSIGGELRVESAPGERGTQIVCLFDAETSQTAGSADREAVMGID
- a CDS encoding acetate/propionate family kinase, translating into MIVLVVNAGSSSLKMDLIDSESEATLAGGMVERIGAVTSLARFAVAGEKPRKKAVEAPDHGAALDVLLGALKDAQKAGEEAGVPLGPIEAVGHRVVHGGEAFSEAARIDDEVKEAIRDAFDLAPLHNPANLRGIEAAESLFPDLPQVAVFDTAFHQTLPPEAYLYALPNRLYRRHKIRRYGFHGPSHRYVSRRAAELAGVPPEASRVITLHLGNGCSACAVRDGHSVDTSMGATPLEGLVMGTRCGDLDPSLVFELVELEDASLSEIHAMLNRYSGLLGLSGYAADMRDLLAEAASGDRRCQQAIDVFCHRAKSYVGRYMAVLGGCDVLAFTAGIGTFAAPIREQICAGLEGLGIEISPEANADASGKEARISTDESRTQVWVVPTNEELVIAQDAARLATAAQQSPYA
- a CDS encoding DinB family protein, translating into MPLPNFFDRSVARGLLARIDRLTPESQPEWGVMSVAQMLAHTAKPFDALYDPAFAQRHPKPRGPMKLVMRFLVKPVVVSETPYRKNGKTAPSFLVTDARDFETERQKLKAYISRASGEGAAAFEGRESHSFGKITAEEWSAMFYKHTDHHLTQFGV
- a CDS encoding DUF6503 family protein, whose protein sequence is MRTLLALALAAALTACSDAPARGPSGDAEAVALVRAAQQAHGSDNLEGATLHFTFRGDAFTARRDGGRFRYTRTTRDEQAREVVDVLDNSGLSRTVGGEAVRLAPEEIGPITTAVNSVVYFATLPAALSDAAVQARSLGRDSVAGEPYDRLEVTFAQEGGGNDWEDRYLYWLHPERRTLDYIAYSYRVAPGASGANDTGHRFRRVIGTADAGGFRVQDYANLTADSLSALEEYPAALARGVTREVSEVRTEQARLER